One Pogoniulus pusillus isolate bPogPus1 chromosome 10, bPogPus1.pri, whole genome shotgun sequence genomic window carries:
- the TMEM200C gene encoding transmembrane protein 200C produces the protein MIATGGLLRISARKQDPLRPQSQVPKRKRKAKKKRKNDVVVVKGKLKLCSVSGLIALCGILVLLVGIALAVVGYWPKPSQVYREGSFSRGRHLAPPGGTPKNRSWSQEGAEARIHPESPPRANSSTTATAWGSPQSPSSSSSPQASVGFLFRLFSSYLHSDKLKVLGPLIMGIGIFLFICANAVLHENRDKKTKIINLRDLYSTVIDAHSLRAKDRGAPASAPLNGFVNYIQSRGLELKPGGEGLGAAAMLAKSSWPPGLGVSLSPPDLASPPRRSSFCIPPQPPSLAEAVYSIYQERAACAVTSPPCSPPENWDQRSTTSSIVGSSLSSFALLPLTPSSGGGWWRPPGERVAQEIPRGKFELSLTNLSSGHVEGGCGLRRHRLILRRQSTSCLPDAKRPLFPEPHRSPAVDRGLDSGFLVKESSSYSKSLDLEGSPPSTPPAITRTDSQSSQSEPSSSNKGYSHLEEAGTSLESVANTPASKTQDCEEEQVEKTDSLKATKREQRGEQPQQRQYTNKEKLFMISRSHAALGLEDGELESTGI, from the coding sequence ATGATCGCCACTGGAGGCCTCCTGAGGATCTCAGCTAGGAAACAAGACCCCTTGCGACCCCAAAGCCAAGTCCCCAAACGCAAACGCAAGGCCAAGAAGAAGCGCAAGAATGATGTGGTGGTGGTGAAAGGCAAGCTTAAGCTGTGCTCCGTCTCCGGACTCATTGCCCTCTGTGGCATCCTGGTACTGCTGGTGGGCATTGCCTTGGCTGTGGTGGGCTACTGGCCCAAGCCCAGCCAGGTGTACAGAGAAGGCAGCTTCAGCAGAGGCCGGCACCTGGCACCACCGGGTGGCACCCCCAAGAACCGCTCCTGGAGCCAGGAGGGGGCAGAAGCAAGAATTCATCCGGAGTCACCTCCCAGAGCCAACAGCTCTACCACTGCTACTGCGTGGGGATCCCCACAGTCCCCCTCTTCTTCCTCGTCTCCCCAGGCCTCAGTGGGTTTCCTTTTCCGTCTTTTCTCGAGCTACCTGCACTCAGACAAGCTGAAGGTGCTGGGGCCCCTCATCATGGGCATCGGCATCTTCCTTTTCATCTGTGCCAATGCAGTGCTGCACGAGAACCGTGACAAGAAGACCAAGATCATCAACCTGCGTGACCTCTACTCCACCGTCATCGACGCCCACAGCCTGCGGGCCAAggacagaggtgctccagcctcagcccctCTCAATGGCTTTGTCAACTACATCCAGTCCCGGGGCCTGGAGCTAAAACCTGGTGGGGAAggcctgggtgctgcagccaTGTTGGCCAAGAGCTCCTGGCCACCGGGACTGGGTGTCTCCCTTTCTCCACCAGACCTGGCATCCCCACCACGACGTTCCTCCTTCTGCATCCCACCtcagccacccagcctggccgaGGCTGTGTACAGCATCTACCAGGAGcgtgctgcctgtgctgtcaCCAGCCCACCTTGTAGCCCACCAGAGAACTGGGACCAGCGCAGCACAACCAGCTCCATTGTTGGCTCTTCGCTGAGCTCCTTTGCCCTCCTGCCCTTGACACCGAGCAGTGGAGGAGGCTGGTGGAGGCCTCCTGGGGAGCGAGTAGCCCAGGAGATCCCACGGGGCAAGTTTGAACTGAGCTTGACCAACCTCAGCAGCGGGCATgtggagggaggctgtgggttaAGAAGGCACAGGCTAATTCTCAGGCGGCAGAGCACCAGCTGCTTGCCCGATGCCAAGCGTCCCCTTTTCCCTGAGCCACATCGGTCCCCAGCTGTTGACAGGGGCCTGGACTCTGGCTTCTTGGTAAAGGAATCTTCTAGCTACTCCAAATCCCTGGATCTGGAGGGGTCACCTCCctcaacccctcctgccatcaCCAGGACGGactcccagagctctcagtctgAGCCTTCCAGCAGCAATAAGGGCTACAGCCACCTGGAGGAGGCAGGCACCTCCTTGGAGTCAGTTGCCAACACCCCAGCCAGTAAAACCCAAGACTGTGAGGAGGAACAAGTTGAGAAGACAGACTCCCTCAAGGCTACCAAGAGAGAACAAAGAGGGGAGCAACCCCAGCAAAGACAGTACACAAACAAAGAGAAACTCTTTATGATTTCTAGGTCACATGCTGCGTTAGGGCTGGAGGACGGGGAGCTGGAGAGTACTGGCATCTAA